A DNA window from Streptococcus parapneumoniae contains the following coding sequences:
- the recU gene encoding Holliday junction resolvase RecU produces the protein MVNYPHKLSSQKRQPSLSQPKNFANRGMSFEKMINATNDYYLSQGLAVIHKKPTPIQIVRVDYPQRSRAKIVEAYFRQASTTDYSGVYNGYYIDFEAKETKQKRAIPMKNFHPHQIQHMEQVLAQQGICFVLLHFSSQQETYLLPAFDLIRFYHQDKGQKSMPLGYIREYGYEIKAGAFPQIPYLNVIKEHLLGGKTR, from the coding sequence ATGGTCAACTATCCACATAAACTTTCATCACAAAAAAGACAACCATCTCTTTCTCAACCCAAAAATTTCGCAAATCGAGGAATGTCTTTTGAAAAGATGATCAATGCTACCAACGACTACTATTTGTCTCAGGGCTTGGCTGTTATACACAAGAAACCAACCCCTATTCAAATCGTACGAGTGGACTATCCACAACGAAGTCGTGCCAAGATTGTTGAAGCCTATTTTCGACAAGCTTCAACGACGGACTATTCTGGCGTTTATAATGGATATTACATCGACTTTGAAGCCAAGGAAACAAAACAAAAACGTGCGATTCCGATGAAAAATTTTCATCCACATCAGATTCAGCATATGGAACAAGTCCTTGCCCAACAAGGAATCTGCTTTGTCCTTCTTCACTTTTCTTCTCAGCAAGAAACCTACTTATTGCCGGCATTCGATTTGATTCGCTTCTATCATCAAGATAAGGGACAAAAATCAATGCCACTTGGATATATTCGAGAATATGGATATGAAATCAAGGCTGGTGCCTTCCCTCAAATTCCTTATCTCAATGTTATCAAAGAACATTTATTAGGTGGTAAAACAAGATGA
- the mapZ gene encoding cell division site-positioning protein MapZ — translation MSKKRRNRHKKENQEPRFDFDEAKELTVGQAIRKNEEVEAGVLPEDSILDKYVKQHRDEIEADKFATRQYKKEELVETQSLDDLIQEMREAVEESEAYSEEVPSSEDILPPLPLDDEEQGLDPLLLEDENPTEMTEEVEEEQNLSRLEQEDSEKKSKKGFVLTALALVSVIICVSAYYVYRQVNRSTKEIETSQSTTANQSDVDDFNTLYDAFYTDSNKTALKNSQFDKLSQLKTLLDKLEGSREHTLAKSKYDSLATQIKAIQDVNAQFEKPAIVDGVLDTNAKAKSDAKFTDIKTGNTELDKVLDKAISLGKSQQTSTSSSSSSSSQTSSSSQASSNSSTDNTTSNASPSSSASSNNSVSARDDSYGGLSSSGVNLQRASSRVPFNQSAVDDSNNSAWDFADGVLEQILATSRSRGYITGNQYILERVNIVNGNGYYNLYKPDGTYLFTLNCKTGYFVGNGSGHADDLDY, via the coding sequence ATGAGTAAGAAAAGACGGAATCGTCATAAAAAAGAAAACCAAGAACCGCGATTTGATTTTGATGAAGCGAAAGAGCTAACAGTTGGTCAAGCCATTCGTAAAAATGAAGAAGTAGAAGCAGGGGTCTTGCCTGAAGATTCCATTTTGGACAAGTATGTCAAGCAACACAGAGATGAAATTGAGGCGGATAAGTTTGCGACTCGTCAATACAAAAAAGAGGAGTTAGTCGAAACTCAGAGTCTGGATGATTTAATTCAAGAGATGCGTGAGGCTGTAGAAGAGTCAGAAGCTTATTCGGAGGAAGTTCCATCTTCTGAAGACATCTTACCACCCTTGCCTCTGGACGATGAGGAGCAAGGCTTGGATCCTCTATTGCTAGAGGATGAAAATCCAACAGAAATGACTGAAGAAGTGGAAGAGGAGCAAAACCTTTCTCGTCTGGAACAAGAAGACTCAGAAAAGAAAAGCAAAAAAGGCTTTGTTTTAACCGCTTTGGCGCTTGTATCAGTAATTATCTGTGTCAGTGCTTATTATGTCTACCGTCAAGTGAATCGCTCGACCAAGGAAATTGAAACTTCTCAATCAACTACAGCCAATCAATCGGATGTGGATGATTTTAATACACTTTATGACGCCTTCTACACAGACAGTAATAAAACGGCTTTGAAAAATAGCCAGTTTGATAAACTAAGTCAACTCAAGACCTTACTTGATAAGCTGGAAGGTAGTCGTGAACATACGCTTGCCAAATCTAAATATGATAGTCTAGCAACGCAAATCAAGGCCATTCAAGATGTCAATGCACAATTTGAAAAACCAGCTATTGTGGATGGTGTGTTGGATACCAATGCCAAAGCCAAATCGGATGCTAAATTTACAGATATTAAAACTGGAAATACGGAGCTTGATAAAGTGCTAGATAAGGCTATCAGCCTTGGTAAGAGCCAGCAAACAAGTACTTCTAGCTCTAGCTCAAGTTCAAGTCAAACTAGCAGTTCTAGTCAAGCAAGTTCAAATTCTTCTACCGACAATACTACAAGTAACGCCAGTCCATCTTCAAGCGCCTCATCAAATAATTCAGTTTCTGCGCGGGATGATAGCTATGGCGGTTTATCAAGTTCTGGAGTTAACCTTCAGAGAGCTTCAAGTCGTGTACCGTTCAATCAATCAGCTGTAGATGATAGTAATAACTCTGCCTGGGATTTTGCGGATGGTGTCTTGGAACAAATTCTAGCGACTTCACGTTCGCGTGGTTATATCACTGGTAACCAATACATCCTCGAACGTGTCAATATCGTTAATGGCAATGGTTATTACAACCTCTACAAGCCAGACGGAACCTATCTCTTTACCCTTAACTGTAAGACAGGTTACTTTGTTGGAAATGGTTCTGGACATGCGGATGACTTGGACTACTAA
- a CDS encoding class I SAM-dependent RNA methyltransferase: MKKEFNLIATVAAGLEAVVGREVRELGYDCQVENGRVRFQGDVRAIIETNLWLRAADRIKIIVGTFPAKTFEELFQGVFALDWENYLPLGARFPISKAKCVKSKLHNEPSVQAISKKAVVKKLQKHYARPEGVPLMENGPEFKIEVSILKDVATVMIDTTGSSLFKRGYRTEKGGAPIKENMAAAILQLSNWYPDKPLIDPTCGSGTFCIEAVMIARKMAPGLRRSFAFEEWNWISDRLIQEVRTEAAKKVDRELELDIMGCDIDARMVEIAKANAQAAGVAGDVTFKQMRVQDLRSDKINGVIISNPPYGERLSDDAGVTKLYAEMGQVFAPLKTWSKFILTSDEAFETKYGSQADKKRKLYNGTLKVDLYQYFGQRVKRQELK, encoded by the coding sequence ATGAAAAAAGAATTTAATTTAATTGCAACTGTGGCAGCAGGTCTTGAAGCTGTTGTGGGACGAGAAGTGCGAGAGTTGGGCTACGATTGTCAGGTTGAAAATGGCCGTGTTCGTTTTCAAGGAGACGTGAGAGCTATTATCGAAACCAACCTTTGGCTTCGGGCAGCAGATCGTATCAAAATTATCGTAGGAACGTTCCCAGCTAAGACTTTTGAGGAACTGTTTCAGGGAGTTTTCGCCCTAGATTGGGAAAATTATTTACCACTCGGAGCTCGGTTTCCGATTTCAAAAGCCAAATGTGTTAAGTCCAAACTACACAATGAACCCAGTGTTCAGGCTATTTCTAAGAAAGCTGTTGTCAAGAAATTGCAGAAACACTATGCTCGTCCAGAAGGGGTTCCTCTGATGGAGAATGGCCCAGAGTTTAAGATTGAGGTCTCTATTCTCAAAGATGTGGCAACTGTCATGATTGATACGACCGGGTCTAGTCTCTTTAAACGAGGATATCGTACTGAAAAAGGTGGGGCTCCTATCAAGGAAAACATGGCGGCAGCTATTTTGCAACTTTCTAACTGGTATCCAGACAAGCCTTTGATTGATCCGACCTGTGGTTCAGGAACTTTCTGTATCGAGGCTGTCATGATTGCTCGAAAGATGGCACCAGGACTTCGTCGCTCTTTTGCCTTTGAGGAATGGAACTGGATTAGTGATCGCTTGATTCAAGAAGTGCGTACAGAAGCGGCTAAAAAAGTGGATCGTGAGCTTGAACTGGATATTATGGGCTGTGATATTGATGCACGTATGGTGGAAATTGCTAAGGCCAATGCTCAGGCAGCTGGTGTTGCAGGAGATGTTACCTTTAAGCAGATGCGCGTGCAGGATTTACGTTCTGATAAAATAAATGGAGTGATTATCTCTAACCCACCTTATGGAGAACGTTTATCAGATGATGCAGGGGTGACCAAGCTTTATGCTGAGATGGGGCAAGTATTTGCACCACTGAAAACTTGGAGCAAATTTATTCTAACTAGTGATGAAGCCTTTGAGACCAAGTACGGTAGTCAGGCGGATAAGAAACGTAAGTTATACAACGGAACCTTGAAAGTGGATCTGTATCAATATTTTGGTCAACGTGTTAAACGCCAAGAGTTAAAATAG
- a CDS encoding DUF1273 domain-containing protein — protein sequence MATALVLGYSAFDLGLFSDKDPRLKLIKKAIRKDLEAMAADGVSWLVFTGSLGFEYWVLEVAQEMKTEYGFQLATIFAFETHGENWNEGNQMKLSRFKQVDFVKYAYPCYEHKGQLRDYQQFLLENTTSSYLFYDEENETKLAYFYQKMKNQEDYFIKRLTFDQLNELAENFSEN from the coding sequence ATGGCTACAGCTTTGGTTTTGGGCTATTCTGCTTTTGATTTGGGTTTGTTTTCTGATAAGGATCCTCGTCTTAAATTGATAAAAAAAGCAATACGTAAAGATTTAGAGGCTATGGCAGCAGATGGGGTGTCTTGGCTTGTGTTTACAGGAAGTTTGGGTTTTGAATATTGGGTTTTAGAGGTTGCTCAGGAGATGAAAACCGAGTACGGTTTCCAGTTGGCCACCATTTTTGCTTTTGAAACCCATGGGGAAAATTGGAATGAAGGCAATCAGATGAAACTGAGTCGTTTTAAGCAGGTAGACTTTGTCAAATATGCCTATCCTTGCTATGAACACAAGGGGCAGTTAAGAGATTACCAGCAGTTTTTGCTGGAAAACACGACTAGTTCCTATCTTTTTTATGATGAAGAAAATGAAACGAAACTAGCTTATTTTTACCAAAAGATGAAAAATCAAGAGGACTATTTTATAAAGAGATTAACATTTGATCAATTAAATGAACTTGCTGAAAATTTTTCCGAAAATTGA
- the gpsB gene encoding cell division regulator GpsB, with protein MASIIFSAKDIFEQEFGREVRGYSKVEVDEFLDDVIKDYETYAALVKSLRQEIADLKEELTRKPQVSSAPSPSHPDPIDVAASSSMTNFDILKRLNRLEKEVFGKQILDNTDL; from the coding sequence ATGGCAAGTATTATTTTTTCAGCGAAAGATATTTTTGAACAAGAGTTTGGACGTGAAGTCCGTGGCTATAGCAAGGTAGAAGTTGATGAGTTTTTAGACGATGTCATCAAGGATTATGAAACCTATGCTGCCTTGGTCAAGTCACTTCGTCAGGAGATTGCGGATTTGAAGGAAGAATTAACTCGTAAACCGCAAGTGAGTTCGGCTCCAAGTCCTAGTCACCCAGATCCAATTGATGTGGCTGCTTCATCTTCTATGACGAATTTTGATATTTTGAAACGCTTGAATCGTCTTGAAAAAGAAGTATTCGGTAAACAAATTTTAGACAATACTGATTTGTAA
- the pbp1a gene encoding penicillin-binding protein PBP1A, giving the protein MNKPTILRLIKYLSISFLSLVIAAIVLGGGVFFYYVSKAPSLSESKLVATTSSKIYDNKNQLIADLGSERRVNAQANDIPTDLVKAIVSIEDHRFFDHRGIDTIRILGAFLRNLQSNSLQGGSTLTQQLIKLTYFSTSTSDQTISRKAQEAWLAIQLEQKATKQEILTYYINKVYMSNGNYGMQTAAQNYYGKDLNNLSLPQLALLAGMPQAPNQYDPYSHPEAAQDRRNLVLSEMKGQGYISAEQYEKAINTPITDGLQSLKSVNSYPAYMDNYLKEVIDQVEQETGYNLLTTGMDVYTNVDQEAQKRLWDIYNSDQYVSYPDDDLQVASTVVDVSNGKVIAQLGARHQASNVSFGTNQAVETNRDWGSSMKPITDYAPALEYGVYDSTASIVHDVPYNYPGTDTPLYNWDHVYFGNITIQYALQQSRNVTAVETLNKVGLDRAKTFLNGLGIDYPSLHYSNAISSNTTESDKKYGASSEKMAAAYAAFANGGTYYKPMYIHKVVFSDGSEKEFSNVGTRAMKETTAYMMTDMMKTVLTYGTGRNAYLAWLPQAGKTGTSNYTDDEIEKHIKNTGYVAPDEMFVGYTRKYSMAVWTGYSNRLTPIVGDGFLVAAKVYRSMMTYLSEGSNPEDWNMPDGIYRNGQFLFQNGARPTWTETTSQSSSTESSSTSAESSTSLAPTTSPDASTNGQNQAPNAPGANQNPAPQTPQTPQVQQQPQQ; this is encoded by the coding sequence ATGAACAAACCAACGATTCTGCGCCTAATCAAGTATCTGAGCATTAGCTTCTTAAGCTTGGTTATCGCAGCCATTGTCTTAGGCGGAGGAGTTTTTTTCTACTACGTTAGCAAGGCTCCTAGCCTATCCGAGAGTAAACTAGTTGCAACAACCTCTAGTAAAATCTACGACAATAAAAATCAACTCATTGCTGACTTGGGTTCTGAACGCCGCGTCAATGCCCAAGCTAATGATATTCCCACAGATTTGGTTAAGGCAATCGTTTCTATCGAAGACCATCGCTTCTTCGACCACAGGGGGATTGATACCATCCGTATCCTGGGAGCTTTCTTGCGCAATCTGCAAAGCAATTCCCTCCAAGGTGGATCAACTCTCACCCAACAGTTGATTAAGTTGACTTACTTTTCAACCTCGACTTCCGACCAGACTATTTCTCGTAAGGCTCAGGAAGCTTGGTTAGCGATTCAGTTAGAACAAAAAGCAACCAAGCAAGAAATCTTGACCTACTATATAAATAAGGTCTACATGTCTAATGGCAACTATGGAATGCAGACAGCAGCTCAAAACTACTATGGTAAAGACCTCAATAATTTAAGTTTACCTCAGTTAGCCTTGCTGGCTGGAATGCCTCAGGCACCAAACCAATATGACCCCTATTCACATCCAGAAGCAGCCCAAGACCGTCGTAACTTGGTACTTTCAGAGATGAAAGGTCAAGGCTACATTTCTGCCGAACAGTATGAGAAGGCTATCAATACTCCTATTACTGATGGACTCCAAAGTTTGAAATCAGTCAATAGCTACCCAGCATATATGGACAATTATCTCAAAGAGGTTATCGACCAAGTAGAACAAGAAACTGGCTATAACCTTCTAACTACTGGAATGGATGTTTACACAAATGTAGACCAAGAGGCTCAAAAACGTCTGTGGGATATCTACAACTCCGATCAATACGTCTCTTACCCTGACGATGATTTGCAAGTCGCATCTACGGTCGTAGATGTTTCAAATGGTAAAGTCATTGCCCAACTTGGAGCTCGTCACCAAGCAAGTAACGTTTCATTTGGCACCAACCAAGCTGTAGAAACCAATCGTGACTGGGGTTCTTCTATGAAACCAATCACTGACTATGCTCCCGCTTTAGAATATGGAGTCTATGACTCTACTGCTTCTATTGTACATGATGTTCCTTATAACTATCCTGGTACTGATACTCCACTCTACAACTGGGATCATGTCTACTTTGGAAACATTACAATCCAGTATGCTCTTCAACAATCACGAAATGTCACGGCCGTTGAGACTTTGAATAAGGTCGGTCTAGATAGAGCTAAAACCTTCCTTAATGGTCTCGGTATCGACTACCCAAGTCTTCACTACTCAAATGCCATTTCAAGTAACACAACCGAATCAGACAAAAAATATGGAGCAAGTAGTGAAAAGATGGCTGCTGCTTACGCTGCCTTTGCAAATGGCGGCACTTACTATAAACCAATGTATATCCATAAAGTCGTCTTCAGTGATGGAAGTGAAAAAGAGTTCTCTAATGTCGGAACTCGTGCCATGAAGGAAACCACAGCCTATATGATGACCGACATGATGAAAACAGTCTTGACTTATGGAACTGGACGAAATGCCTATCTTGCTTGGCTCCCTCAGGCTGGTAAGACAGGTACTTCTAACTACACAGATGATGAAATTGAAAAACACATCAAGAACACTGGCTATGTAGCTCCAGATGAAATGTTTGTTGGTTATACTCGTAAGTATTCTATGGCTGTATGGACAGGTTATTCGAATCGTTTAACTCCTATCGTTGGAGATGGTTTCCTAGTTGCAGCTAAAGTTTATCGCTCAATGATGACCTACCTGTCTGAAGGAAGCAATCCAGAGGACTGGAATATGCCGGATGGCATCTATCGAAATGGGCAGTTTCTTTTCCAAAATGGAGCAAGACCTACTTGGACTGAAACAACATCCCAATCATCTTCAACCGAAAGCTCATCAACAAGTGCAGAAAGCTCTACTAGCCTAGCACCAACCACAAG